In Bubalus bubalis isolate 160015118507 breed Murrah chromosome 3, NDDB_SH_1, whole genome shotgun sequence, a genomic segment contains:
- the RFK gene encoding riboflavin kinase: MRQLPYFCRGQVVRGFGRGSKQLGIPTANFPEQVVDNLPADISTGIYYGWASVGNGDVHKMVVSIGWNPYYKNTKKSMETHIMHTFKEDFYGEILKVAIVGYLRPEKNFDSLEALISAIQGDIEEAKKRLDLPEHLKLKEDKFFQVPKSKIMNGH, translated from the exons ATGAGGCAGCTGCCATACTTCTGCCGCGGCCAAGTGGTGCGGGGCTTCGGCCGCGGCTCCAAGCAGCTGGGCATCCCTACAG cTAACTTTCCTGAACAAGTAGTAGATAATCTTCCAGCTGATATATCTACTGGCATTTATTATGGTTGGGCCAGTGTTGGAAATGGAGATGTCCATAAGATGGTGGTGAGCATAGGATGGAACCCATACTACAAGAATACTAAAAAATCCATG GAAACTCATATCATGCATACTTTCAAAGAGGACTTCTATGGGGAAATCCTCAAAGTGGCCATCGTTGGCTACCTCAGACCAGAAAAGAACTTTGATTCTTTAG AGGCACTTATTTCAGCAATTCAGGGTGATATCGAAGAAGCTAAGAAACGACTAGATTTACCAGAACATTTGAAACTCAAAGAAGACAAATTCTTCCAGGTTCCTAAAAGCAAGATAATGAATGGCCACTGA